The following nucleotide sequence is from Streptomyces brevispora.
CCAGTGGTCGCCGGAGCCGTCGACCCAGAGCGCGTTCTGGAAGCCGATCAGGTCGCCCTGCCGTTCGGCGGCCAGCACCGGCTTGCCCTCGGCGTCCCGGGGGGCGGCCGGGCTCAGAGGGCCGCCGTACCACTCCTCGGTGCTCCGCTGCCCCGCCCGGTAGATGCGCTCTTGATCACCCATGAACGCGGCGAACGGGAAGCTGGTCATCGCGCCGTGGTACCAGGCGTCCTCGCCGGTCGTGTAGTACGCGGTGCGGGTGGTGGGCACATGCACCTGGCCGAACGGGCTGACGGCGATGTAGGAGTCGCTGTTCCCGGAGGGGCGGATGAACATGGCGTCGATGTAATCGCCTTCCTTGCCCATGGCCTTCCACGTCTCGTCGACCTTGGCCAGCCGGGAGTCCTTCGGCCTGTAGACCTGGTCGGAGTGCAGCGGGCCCCGGGTCGGGAACGACAGGTTGTAGACGTAGGGCGAACCGCCCTCGGAGCCGGTCGCACGCCAGGTGGGCCGGAACTCGAAGGTGCCGTCCTTGGCACGTCCGTCGACATCCGCGTAGAACTTCTGGACGGCGCTGCCGGACAGCAGCGATCCTGAGATCAGCCAGGTGTCGTCCCAGGTGCGGGAGTAGCTGAGTACGGTGTTGTTCACCTTCGAGGGACGGTCGGTGTGCAGGCTCAGCCGGTGGGCCTTGCGGGCGTCCAGGACGACGGTGGTGTCACGGGTGATCCGAAGCTGCGGCTGCGCCAGGTAGCTGACCGACTCGGGCGCGTTGTCCGCGCCGTACGTCGCCACGAAACTGCTCAGGGAGTAATCGCCCGGTCGGACCCGGTACATCTGGTCGTTCGAACCCGAGTTGTTGCGGTGCTCGCCCGTGTTGGTGTCGAGGCTGACGAGGTCCAGGGAGGAGGGGGCCACCGCGGACTTGCCGTTCCGGTCGATGACCTTGACCCGGAGCGTGACCGTCTCGGCCTGGACGTAGAGCGTGACCGGCACGGAGACGTGCACACCACCGCCCGTGGCCAGGATCCGGCCGGTGACGCCACCGTACTGGCCGTCCTTCAGGCGGGCGGTGGGGTCGATCCGCAGCGGCACCTGAGCGGTGGCGCCCGCGGGGATTGTCACCTTGCCCTGGTCCGGCTTGATGACACCCGAGGCGACATCGCTGCCGTCGTTGCCGTGCACACCGCTGACCTTCAGGTTCAGGGTGACGGCGCTGTCGCCGGTGTTGGTGAACGGCACCTGCACGGTGGTGCGGTCCGAGGTGTCCTGCGGCCAGTTGTAGCTGCCGGCCTGGACGGCGGGTGCGGAGACCACCTTCTGGTTCACCGCACCGAACACGTCGAGGACCCCGCCGCCGGTCTGGTCGGCGCCACCGACCTTGCCGCCGGTGCGGGCGGAGGAGACAAGGGCCGCCTTGATCTGCTGCGCGGTCCAGTCCGGGTGTGCCTGGCGGGCGACGGCCGCGGCGCCCGCGACATGCGGCGTGGCCATCGAGGTACCGGACATCGTCCGGTACGCGTAGACGCCGCGTCCGCCCGCGCTGGCCGCCGAGATGTCGACGCCGGGGGCGGCGATCTCGGGCTTGAGGGTGTGGGTGACGGCCACGGGACCGCGGCTGGAGAACTGCGCGGTGGTGTCGTCGCGGTCGACGGCTCCGACGGTCAGCACGCCGGGCACGCAGCCGGGCGAGGAGACGGTCTCGGTGTTCGAGCCGGCGTTGCCGGCGGCGATGACGAACAGCGTGTGGGTGTTCTTCGAAAGCTGCTCCGTGGCCTGGGCCATCGGGTCGTTGCAGTTGCCGATGGTGGGGTTGCCCAGGCTCATGGAGACGACATCGGCCTTCTGGTCGACGGCCCACTGCATGCCCGCGATGATCCAGGAGTCCAGGCCGTAGCCCTGGTCGTTGAGGACCTTGCCGATGAGCAGCGAGGCGCCGGGGGCGACGCCCTTCTTGCGGCCGTCACTGGCCGCTCCGGAGCCGCCGACCGTGGACGCGGTGTGGGTGCCGTGGCCCACCCGGTCGTCGGTGTTCTTGGAGTCCGTGAAGTTCTCGGACCCGGCGACCCGGTTCACCAGGTCCGGGTGCTCGGCGTCCACGCCCGTGTCCAGCACGGCGACCTTGGTGCCCTTGCCGTCGTACCCGGCCGCCCAGGCCTCCGGCGCGTGCACCTGCGCGGTGGACCGGTCCAGGGTGGCCTCGGCCTTGCCGTCCAGCCACAGCTTCTTCAGCGTGGAGGCGGAACGTGAGTGGGCGTCGGTGACGTCCTGCCAGAAGGCGGCGGCGGTGTCCTTGCCTGCCTTGAGCGCGACGCCGTCCACGGCCGGCAGGCTCAGGCCCCGCTCGGAACCGCGAGGGGCCGCCGGCGCGCTCTCGGCAACGTTCACGCTCTTCTGATACGTGGCGATGAGCGGCAGCGTGTCCGTGTGCGCGTCGTCGTATCCCTGGCGGATGAGCCCGGTGACGTTGAACAGCTGCTCGTCGACCTTGCCCTCGGCGACAGCCCGGGAGGCGGCCTCGGGGTAGACGTAGAGGTCCTTGCCCATCTGACGGGTCTGGATCATCGGCTGCGTGCCGTCCTCACGGGGCAGCACGGCCGCAGAGCTGTGACCGGACGGGTCCGTGGTCACCATCACCTTGTCGCCGGTGACCAGGGTGACCGTTGCCTGCTTGCCGGCCTTTGCCGTGGCTTCGCTGCCGACGAGGGGTCTCTTCCCCGAGGCGCGGCCAGGCGGCGCGTCCGCCGCGCCGGAAGGCGCGACCGCGGTGACGGCCAGGGCTGCGGCGGTTGCCGCGCCCAGGGCTATGCGCGATATGGAGCGCATGAATCTCCCCACTTGATATCGGGAACATTTCGTACTGCCGCCGCAGCCTGGCAGACATGTGGCGGCCATGGGGATGCCGTGAGTGACGGGTTTCCCGCATGTCGGATTTCCGTCAGGCGGCCCCAACTCATCGCCGAACTCCTGACCGGCAGCAGGCTCCGGCCTCCTCAAGTGCTTCCGGACACACCGATTCCCGCGGATCCGCGCGGGACCGGACCCACAGCCGGGGAAGCGGATCGCAAGCTCATGACCGAGGTGCCGATCCGGCCGTGACCACCAACAGGCGCAGACCACTTGGCCCTCACGTCCGGGACGAGGTCAGAGCCAGTCCGCGCGAGCGGCGTGCCAGCCCAGCTGCAGGCGCGAGTCCGCTCCGGCCAGGTCCATCAGACGGCGGGTCCGTCGCTCCACCGTGCGTACGGAGAGCCCGAGCTGAGAGGCCGCCCGCCGGTCGGAGATCCCTGCCAGCAGCAGGGTGAGGACCTCCAGTTCGCCCTCGGTCGGCCGCTGATCGGCCTTCGCCTTCGCCTGCACACCCGTGGTGGTGGCGTACAGCGGCCTGGCCTGGGCCCATTCCTTCTCGAAGAGATGGACCAGGGCCGTCAGCAGTCCGCTGCGGTGCACCACGATGGCGCTCGGCTCACCGCCGGAGTCCGTCATGTCCAGGGGCACCATGGCGCGCTCCCGGTCCGACACGACCATCTTCAGCGGCAACGACTCGACCAGACGGAGTTTGAGGCCGGCCGTGATGGCCGCCCTCATGTCCCCTGCCACATCGGGCACGTCGAGGTAGTTCTTGGCAGCCACGACCCGGAAGTCGACTCCGTGGTCCAGCGCGAAACTCTCCGAGGCGTCGGCAGCCTCGCGCGGCACCGCGATGGGCTCGCCGACGAGGAAGACGAGGAGCTCCCACTGAGCGCCGCGCTGCAGTTGGTGGAACCGGTGGGCGACCTGCTCCACGCCCACGACCACCTCCATGACGCTGCCCGCGGGGTGCGCGGCGGTGGTGCGGTACTGCTCGGTCAGCATCGAGAACGCGGTCTCGGCCCGGTGCAGTGCGTTGCGCTGCTCGACGAGGAACGGAGCCAGAGCCACGGAGGGGGGTGTGAGCCGGTAGCGGGCGGGCTGGGGGCCGGCCCCGCTGTCGGCCGGGTCGGTCACCCGGCTCCCGGTCTCGGCGGCGATCGCCACCAGGCCGCGCGCCGCCAGGTCGAGCAGGACACGGGTGGTCTCGGCCTCTTCGAGTCCGGTCTGCCGGACGAGTTCCTGCGCCGATGCCGTCGGGTGGGCCAGCAGCGTGGTGTAGACGGCCTCTTCGGCCGGGCCCAATCCCAATGCCTGCAGCATCCGGCTCTCCCTCGGGCGGCCACCGCACGGAGCCTTGGCGCAGCCCGGCTGGACCGATCGGATTCTTCTCGGCCGAACCCTATCCCGCTGATCCGCCGGCCACGCCTGAGCGGCGGGCGCTGCCACCGAACCGGTGGGTCGTCGCGCGGGGCACCTCGTCCGGCGGGGCGCGGCTCACCCATGCCCGGGCCTGCCTAACGTACGGGGAGCACACCGTCGGCTCCGGAGGTCCCGTGCCCCGTAAACATTCGAAGAGACTCGTACGTACCTTCGAGGCCATCGAACCGCCACCCAATGTCGAAGTGATGCTCGGCGTCGTGTCGGTGACCTTGTTGATGGAGCTCCTCGGTGCGCTGTCCGAGTCCCCGGTGTGGCTTCTCGGGCTCCTGGTGTTCCTGCCGGGTGCGGCGTCCGCGCTGTGCAGCACGCGCCAGACGTTGTTCGTGTCCGCATGGACCACGATCGTGGTCGCCGTCACCGTGCTGGTCCGGCACGGTGACGGGCGGTCGTGGCTCGACAGGCTCCTGATGATGCTGCTCACCCTCGCCCTGGGCATGACTGCCGTCTACGCCTGCAACCGCCGTATCCGACGCGAGACCGAGATGCTGCGGCTGCGTTCCACCGCCGCGGCCATGCAGCGCCACATCCTGCGCCCGTTGCCTCTGCTCACCGACGACGTCCTGGTCGACGGCGTGTACGAGCCGGTACAGGAGGACCGGCTCATCGGCGGCGACATCTACGACGTCGTCGTGTCACCGTGGGGAACCCGCGTGCTGATCGGCGATGTCCAGGGCAAGGGCCTGCCCGCGGTCGGCGCCGCGTTCGCCGTCATCGGCGCCTTCCGGGAAGCGGCCCACCGGGAGCCCACCCTGACCGCGCTCGTCGACGCCCTCGACGCCTCGGTCGTGCGGCACAACTCCTATGCCGTGCAGACCGGCGACGACGAACGCTTCGTCACGGCGCTCATCGTCAACATCGACGCGCAGAACGAGGTGCAGGTCATCAACTGTGGTCACATCGCGCCACAGTTGCTGCACGACGACACCGTCATCACACCGGAACTCAAGTCCGGTGTCCCCCTCGGTCTCGCCGAACTCGCCGCCGAACCCACGACGGTCGACTGGTTCACCTTCCCACCCGGTTCGACGCTCATGCTGACCACCGACGGGCTCACCGAGACCCGCGACGCCGACGGCACCTTCTACCCGGTCACCGAACGCCTCACCCGGCGCGACTCGTTCTCCGCACGCAATCTGCCGCAGGCCCTCTACGACGACGCGCGCGCCTTCGCCGGGGAGAGCAGCCAGCACGACGACGTCGCGATCCTGTCCGTCCGGCGGTCACCGTACCGCTGACACGATTGCGGCGCGGGCCGAAGGCCGAAGGCGTGTACGGGCCGGAGCGGAACCAGCCGGCCAAAGGCGCTGACCGGATCCCGTCGCACGGCGGTTCCGGACGTTCCGGCATTCCGCCAGCCGTGCCGGTCACTGGAGTGGCGGCCGACCCGATCGGCGTCCCGCGGATGGTGGCGCCCCCAGGAATCGGGTACATACGGACGAGTAGAGCCGGTGGATACGCGTCGGCGGCCCGTACCCGGACCGCCCCTGAATCCGCCGGAACCACCCACCCGACGAAGCGGCGAGGTGAGCTCCTCATGTCCGCACCATCCGCACAACGGCCATCCGCACCACAGCACACGCCCAAGGTCTCCGAGCGTGAAGCGCGCCAAGTGGCCGAGGACGCGCGTGAACGGGACTGGCACAAACCCAGTTTCGCCAAGGAACTCTTCCTGGGCCGCTTCCGCCTGGACCTGATCCATCCGCATCCGCTGCCCGCGGGTGAGGACGTCCGGCGCGGCGAGGAGTTCCTTGCCCGGATGCGCGAGTTCTGCGAGACCAGGATCGACGGGGCCCTGATCGAGCGCGAGGCCAGGATCCCCGACGAGGTGGTCAACGGCCTCAAGGAACTCGGCGCGCTCGGCATGAAGATCGACGTGAAGTACGGCGGTCTGGGCCTGACCCAGGTCTACTACAACAAGGCCCTCGCCCTGGTCGGTTCCGCCAGCCCGGCGATCGGCGCCCTCCTCTCCGCCCACCAGTCCATCGGCGTGCCCCAGCCGCTGAAGATCTTCGGCAGCCAGGAGCAGAAGGACACCTTCCTGCCCCGGCTGGCCCGTACCGACATCTCGGCGTTCCTCCTCACCGAACCGGACGTCGGCTCCGACCCGGCACGCCTGGCCACCTCCGCCGTCCCGGACGGCACCGACTACGTGCTCGACGGGGTGAAGCTGTGGACGACCAACGGGGTCGTCGCCGACCTGCTCGTCGTCATGGCGCGCGTCCCGAAGTCGGAGGGCCACCAGGGCGGCATCACGGCCTTCGTGGTCGAGGCCGACGCCCCGGGCATCACCGTGGAGAACCGCAACGCCTTCATGGGACTGCGCGGTCTGGAGAACGGTGTCACCCGCTTCCACCGGGTCCGCGTCCCCGCCGCGAACCGAATCGGGCCGGAGGGCGCCGGGCTCAAGATCGCCCTCACCACCCTCAACACCGGCCGGCTCTCGCTGCCCGCCATGTGCGTCGGCTCCGGGAAATGGTGTCTGAAGATCGCCCGCGAGTGGTCGGCGGTCCGCGAGCAGTGGGGCAGGCCGGTCGCCCGGCACGAGGCCGTCGGCTCGAAGATCTCCTTCATCGCCGCGACCACCTTCGCCCTCGAAGCGGTCGTCGACCTCGCCTCCCAGATGGCCGACGAGAACCGCAACGACATCCGGATCGAAGCCGCGCTCGCCAAGCTGCTGGGCTCCGAAATGGGCTGCCTGATGGCCGACGAACTCGTCCAGATCCGCGGCGGCCGGGGCTTCGAGACAGCGGACTCCCTCGCCGCCCGCGGTGAACGGGCCGTCCCCGCCGAGCAGATGCTCCGCGACATGCGCATCAACCGGATCTTCGAGGGTTCGACGGAGATCATGCATCTGCTGATCGCCCGTGAGGCGGTCGACGCCCATCTGAAGGTCGCCGGGGACATCATCGACCCCGACAAGCCGCTCTCCGCCAAGGCCCGGGCCGGCGCCAACGCCGCCGGGTTCTACGCCCGGTGGCTGCCCAAGCTCGTCGCCGGACCCGGACAGCTGCCGGGCACCTACGGGGAGTTCCACCCCGCGGGCCACACCGATCTGTCCGGCCATCTGCGCTACGTCGAACGCTCCTCCCGCAAGCTGGCGCGCTCCACCTTCTACGCCATGTCGCGCTGGCAGGGCCGGATGGAGACCAAGCAGGGCTTCCTCGGCCGGATCGTCGACATCGGCGCGGAACTCTTCGCGATGAGCGCGGCCTGTGTCCGGGCCGAACTCATGCGCACCGGCGACGACCACGGCCGCGAGGCCTACCAACTCGCCGACGCCTTCTGCCGGCAGTCCCGGGTCCGGGTCGAGGAACTCTTCACCCGGCTGTGGTCCAACACCGACGACCTGGACCGGCGCGTGGTCGACGGCGTCCTGTCGGGCACCTACACCTGGCTGGAGGAGGGGATCGTCGACCCGAGCGGCGAGGGCCCGTGGATCGCCGACGCCACCCCCGGCCCCTCCACCCGGGAGAACGTGCACCGGCCGATCCGCTGAGCCGCTGACGCCGGACCCGGCGGGGCGCGTCCACTCGCTGGACGCGCCCCGCCCGCGCGCCCGCGGCACGGCAGGATGGGGACCCGTGACCGTCATCCACGTCCCCGGTTCCAAGTCCGTCACCGCGCGCGCCCTCTTCCTGGCCGCCGCCGCGAACGGCACCAGCACCCTCGTACGCCCGCTGAGCTCGGACGACACCGAAGGCTTCGCCGAAGGGCTCACCGGCCTCGGCTACGAGGTGGTGCGGAACGCGGACCACTGGCGGAACGCGGGCCGCCCCGCCGGGCCGGCCGCCACCGACGCCGACATCTACTGCCGCGACGGAGCGACCACCGCCCGCTTCCTGCCGACCCTCGCCGCGGCCGGCGCCCGCGGCACCTACCGCTTCGACGCCTCCGCGCAGATGCGCCGCCGCCCCCTCGCCCCGCTCACCGAGGCGCTGCGGACCCTCGGCGTCGACCTCCACCACGAGGCGGCCGAGGGCCACCACCCGCTGCGGATCAGTGCCGCGGGCATCAAGGGCGGCGAACTGACCCTGGACGCCGGGCAGTCCAGCCAGTACCTCACCGCGCTGCTGATGCTCGGACCGCTGACGGCCGAGGGACTCCGGATCACCGTCACGGAACTGGTGTCGGCGCCCTACATCGAGATCACCCTGGCGATGATGCGCAGCTTCGGCGTCGAGGTCGTCCGCGGCGGCCCCGGGAACAACGTCTTCACGGTGCCGCCCGGCGGCTACCGGGCCACCACGTACGCCGTCGAGCCGGACGCCTCCACCGCGAGCTACTTCTTCGCCGCGGCGGCCCTCGCCGGCCGCGAGGTCACCGTCCCCGGACTCGGCAAGGACGCCCTCCAGGGGGATCTGCGGTTCGTCGACGTACTGCGCCGGATGGGCGCCGAGGTGCACACGACCGCCGAATCCACCACGGTCCGCTCCACCGGGAAGCTCCGCGGCCTCACCGTCAACATGCGCGACATCTCCGACACCATGCCGACACTGGCGGCGATCGCTCCCCACGCCTCGGGGCCGGTACGCATCGAGGACGTCGGCAACACCCGGGTCAAGGAGTGCGACCGGCTGGAGGCGTGCGCCCGGAACCTGCGGCGGATGGGCATCACGGTCGAGACGGGTCCGGACTGGATCGAGATCCTGCCGGGCACCCCGCGGGCCGCGGAGATCGCCACCCACGGCGACCACCGCATCGTCATGTCCTTCGCCGTCGCCGGTCTGCTCACTCCCGGCCTCACCTACGACGACCCCGGCTGCGTCCGCAAGACGTTCCCCCGGTTCCACGAAGCGTTCGCCGAGTTCGCGGAACTCATGACCCGGCAGGAGTCCGGGCCGGAGAATTCCGGGCAGGTGCCGGCCGCGCGGCGATAGTCTCCGCGGCATGATGTCCGCCCCCGACGTGCTGTCCGTACTGTCCGTGCTGCGCGAGGCCGGTAGCGATGTGGTGCTCGCCGGTGGCTGGGGGATCGATGCCCTGGTGGGCGAGGAGACCCGCCCTCACCAGGACCTCGACCTGCTGCACCGCCACGAACAGGAACCCGCCCTCGTCGCCGCCCTGGTGGCGGCCGGCTACGCGCAGACGGTCGACTGGCGGCCCGTACGGTTCGTTCTCAGCCATCCGGCCGGGCCCGAAATCGACCTGCACCCGCTGGAGTTCGCCACCGACGGGTCGGCGACCCAGACGTCGTTCGACCCGCGGGAGCCGTTCCGCTACCCGGCGGAGTGCTTCGTCACCGGCACCATCGACGGGACACCGGTGCGCTGCATCTCGGCGGGGCAGCAGGTCGAGTTCCACCAGGGATACGACCCCCGCCCGGCCGATCTGCACGACATGGCCCAGCTCCGCAGAGTGTTCGGCGTGGCCACACATTTCTGAATCCGACCGGCCCGCGGGTGCCCCGGCCCGACGGCATGCAGCACAATCGAGCGTCGGTCAAGAGCGCGACGAGCAACGGGGAATCAGCGAATGGGAACAGCCATGTACGGGGCGGGGAACCCGCGGGGACGGTGGCACCGGGTGGCCGCCGTCGGGATCGCGGCCGCGATGGCACTGGGCGCATCCGCATGCGGCAGTGACGGCGACGGAAAGGGCGGCTCCGCCGGTGCGGACAAGGACGGCAGGGCCACGGCCAAGCCCTCCGGGCCCCGGGCGCTCGACGAGGCCCGGCTGAAGGCCGCCTCCTTCACCGACGGTGAGAGTGTCGGCACGTACACCGCGTCCGAGTACGCGCTCGGCGGCCCCCTTGGCGACGCCTACTCCGCGGACCCGGCCGGATGCCAGCCGCTGGTCAGCCTCGCCGCGGAGGTCAGCGACCCCGACCCCACCGCCCAAGTGCAGCGCAAGGCCGACGTTCCCGACGAGATGCTCGGTGTCACCGTCGACATCACGCTGCGCAGTTACGGCGACGGCGGGGCGGCGACCGTCATGAAGGCACTCGACAAGGCCGGCAGGGACTGTGCCGGAGGCTTCACCGAGCAGCGGGCCGTCGCCCGCGCGAAGTACCTGAAGGTCGAGCCCGCCAGGACTCCCGCCTTCGCGTCCGAGGCCGACGAGTCGAAGGCGTACCGCTTCACCATCCTCGACGTGAAGGGCAAGGAGAAGCTGTACGAGTACCTGACCGTCGTCCGTTCCGGCTCCACCACCCTCGCCTTCCGCGCGGAGATCAGCTCCCCCCAGGACATCGGCGGAGTCCCACCGGAGATCATGGCCGCCCAGTGGTCGAAGTTCCGCGCGGCCAAGGGCTGAGGGGCCGCGATGAGCGAGCAGTCACGACCCGGCGCGAGGGGCGCGCTGTCAACGCACCCAGCGGATGCGGCAACAATGGGGGGCATGAGCGACAGCCCTGCCCCCCTGGCCGACCCGCACCTCGTCTTCGACGCCGTGGAAGGACGCCGGGATCTCGTCATCCTCGGCTCCACCGGGTCCATCGGCACCCAGGCCATCGACCTGGTGCTGCGCAACCCCGACCGCTTCCGTGTCACCGCGATCTCCGCGGCGGGCGGCCGGGTCGCCCTCCTCGCCGAACAGGCGCGCCGACTGCGGGTGCGCACGGTGGCGGTCGCCGCTCCCGAAGCGGTGCCCGCCCTGCGCGAGGCGCTGCGGCAGCAGTACGGAACGGGGGAAGAGCTCCCCGAGATCCTGGCCGGCCCGGACGCGGCCACGGAACTGGCCGCCGGCGACTGCCACACCGTGCTCAACGGGATCACCGGCTCCATCGGCCTCGCCCCCACGCTGGCCGCGCTCAGGGCGGGCCGCACCCTGGCACTCGCCAACAAGGAGTCGCTGATCGTCGGCGGCCCGCTGGTCAAGGCGCTGGCCGCGCCCGGTCAGATCATCCCGGTCGACTCCGAGCACGCCGCCCTCTTCCAGGCGCTGGCGGCCGGCAAGCGCAGCGACGTGCGCAAACTCGTCGTCACCGCGTCCGGCGGCCCGTTCCGCGGACGCACCAGGAACGAGCTCGCGGACGTCACGAGGGAACAGGCTCTCGCGCACCCGACCTGGGCCATGGGCCCGGTCATCACGATCAACTCCGCGACCCTGGTCAACAAGGGGCTCGAGGTCATCGAGGCGCACCTCCTCTACGACATCCCCTTCGACCGGATCGAGGTCGTGGTCCACCCCCAGTCGTACGTCCACTCCATGGTGGAGTTCACCGACGGTTCCACCCTCGCCCAGGCCACCCCGCCCGACATGGGCGGACCGATCGCCATCGGCCTCGGCTGGCCGCAGCGCGTCCCCGACGCCGCCCCCGCCTTCGACTGGACGAAGGCCTCGTCCTGGGAGTTCTTCCCGCTGGACACCGAGGCCTTCCCGTCCGTCGGACTCGCCAGGCACGTGGGCACGCTGGGCGGCACCGCACCGGCGGTGTTCAACGCGGCCAACGAAGAGTGCGTGGACGCCTTCCTGGCCGGACAGCTGGCGTTCAACGGCATCATGGACACGGTCACGGCGGTGGTGGCCGAACACGGAACGCCTCCGACGGGAACTTCACTGACCGTCGCGGACGTCCTTGAAGCGGAGACCTGGGCACGGACCCGGGCCCGGGAACTCTCGGCCAAGGCCACAGCGGAGGCGCGCGCATGAGTTGGACGTCGGTCCTGTTGACCGTTCTGGGCATCGCCGTCTTCGCCATCGGCCTGCTGTTCTCCATCGCCTGGCACGAGCTGGGACACCTCTCGACAGCGAAGCTCTTCGGCATCCGCGTACCCCAGTACATGGTCGGCTTCGGCCCGACGGTCTGGTCGCGCAAGAAGGGCGACACGGAGTACGGGATCAAGGCCATCCCGGCCGGCGGCTACATCCGCATGATCGGGATGTTCCCGCCCGGAGCGGACGGGCGACTGGAGGCACGATCCACTTCGCCGTGGCGCGGCATGATCGAGGACGCCAGATCGGCCGCCTTCGAGGAGCTGGAGCCGGGCGACGAGAAGCGGCTCTTCTACACGCGCAAGCCGTGGAAGCGCGTGATCGTCATGTTCGCCGGACCGTTCATGAACTTGATCCTGGCCGTCGCGATCTTCCTCGGCGTCGCCATGACCTTCGGGTTCCAGACCCAGACGACCGAGGTCGCCGGCGTCCAGAAATGCGTGATCGCCCAGAGCGAGAAGCGGGAGACCTGCAAGGAGTCCGACCCGGTCTCGCCCGCCCAGGCGGCCGGGCTCCGGGAGGGCGACAAGATCGTCGCGTTCAACGGCCAGAAGGTCGACACCTGGTCCACGCTCTCCGACCGGATCCGCGACACGATCGGCCCCGCCACCATCACGGTCCAGCGCGACGGCCAGGAGAAGACCCTGCACGCCGTGCT
It contains:
- the dxr gene encoding 1-deoxy-D-xylulose-5-phosphate reductoisomerase, translated to MSDSPAPLADPHLVFDAVEGRRDLVILGSTGSIGTQAIDLVLRNPDRFRVTAISAAGGRVALLAEQARRLRVRTVAVAAPEAVPALREALRQQYGTGEELPEILAGPDAATELAAGDCHTVLNGITGSIGLAPTLAALRAGRTLALANKESLIVGGPLVKALAAPGQIIPVDSEHAALFQALAAGKRSDVRKLVVTASGGPFRGRTRNELADVTREQALAHPTWAMGPVITINSATLVNKGLEVIEAHLLYDIPFDRIEVVVHPQSYVHSMVEFTDGSTLAQATPPDMGGPIAIGLGWPQRVPDAAPAFDWTKASSWEFFPLDTEAFPSVGLARHVGTLGGTAPAVFNAANEECVDAFLAGQLAFNGIMDTVTAVVAEHGTPPTGTSLTVADVLEAETWARTRARELSAKATAEARA
- a CDS encoding M50 family metallopeptidase, with protein sequence MSWTSVLLTVLGIAVFAIGLLFSIAWHELGHLSTAKLFGIRVPQYMVGFGPTVWSRKKGDTEYGIKAIPAGGYIRMIGMFPPGADGRLEARSTSPWRGMIEDARSAAFEELEPGDEKRLFYTRKPWKRVIVMFAGPFMNLILAVAIFLGVAMTFGFQTQTTEVAGVQKCVIAQSEKRETCKESDPVSPAQAAGLREGDKIVAFNGQKVDTWSTLSDRIRDTIGPATITVQRDGQEKTLHAVLKKNAVAKKDSQGEVIPGEFISAGYLGFAAQSEIIPLSFGDSVVRMGDMIENGVHSIIALPSKIPALWNAAFSDGERAADSPVGVVGAARIGGEVMTLDVPGQNQIAMMLFLLAGFNLSLFLFNMLPLLPLDGGHIAGALWEAIRRNAARVFKRPDPGPFDVAKLMPVAYVVAGVFICFTLLVLVADVVNPVKIS